The Thalassophryne amazonica chromosome 8, fThaAma1.1, whole genome shotgun sequence genome includes a window with the following:
- the c8h11orf96 gene encoding uncharacterized protein C11orf96 homolog, with the protein MAEVRQMPVAASGFHVLSAHLMASAMEEFPQQLPVPKGPARGKCRSRRPREARCKTQPVTFAEIAEVEEEGSSPVEEERARRSFLQSLENLRRSTQTLHSSPSAQHSCRTTAAHSNMDSSDSDSTQ; encoded by the coding sequence ATGGCTGAGGTGCGTCAGATGCCTGTGGCGGCATCGGGCTTCCACGTCCTGTCAGCCCACCTCATGGCTTCGGCCATGGAGGAGTTTCCTCAGCAGCTGCCAGTCCCAAAGGGCCCTGCTAGGGGCAAATGCCGCTCCCGGCGCCCTCGGGAGGCACGCTGTAAGACGCAGCCTGTCACCTTTGCTGAGATAGCAGAAGTTGAGGAAGAGGGCTCGTCCCCGGTGGAGGAGGAAAGGGCTCGCCGCTCCTTCCTGCAGTCCCTGGAGAACCTGCGGAGGAGCACACAAACCCTCCACAGCTCGCCATCGGCCCAGCACAGCTGCAGGACCACGGCCGCACACAGCAATATGGACTCCAGTGACTCCGACTCCA